GATGAGATCATGACATGTTTTGGCGTCTTTTGTTAAACAGTAGTCATTACTTTAAgatcttattttctgtaatcTCTCAAAACAGACAAGCTCTTAGTTTCTCAGTGTATGAATACTGCATTCACATCGTGTAGGTGGATACTCAGCAGAATTTTACTGTGTAGCATCtagaatgaagaaaattttcaatattattttattgGGTGCACTCAAGATGTCTgatattctcttttttcttagtagtgttctttctgttctgttttccagagaaagaaCAGTCAGTAAACCGAGCTGGGATTGTTCAAGAGGATATTCAGCCTGCAGGTATACTTGATTCATGTGTTTGCATTGATTGTTTTAAAGACCTTCTTGAAGTAAGAGCTGAATATTTACACGGACTTAAATAACACAGTAAAGAATATATTCAAAGAATATATACAATAAACTTGCCATGAAATTTTTTTCAGGCTAATTCTTCAGTTGAAAATTACAGATTAatgaaacttgttttaaattgaattaACCAGCCAAGTAAGTTGCAGAGACACTGTTATCTTCACACTTTCTTCAATAGATGCCAGTTTCCATACTAGAAATTAACTTCTGAGCCAGCTCAAGGAATTAACTTCTGAACCAGAGCAAACAAGAACCATGGGTGGGCTGAGCTGTAGCTGTAAAGAATACACTATTGTACCCTGGTTTGTGGAATACTGCTTTACAACTTGGCTGAAAAACAATTTATGAGCACTTTGCAGTACCTTCCAGCCTCATGGGTGGAGGGATGATGCAGAAATCCACtacatacaaagaaaatttagaaTGCAGTGCTAATAGTCTTTTGATCCCTGTTGCCAGAAGGAGTAGAAAGGCATATGAGGGGAATAAAATTAAAGTATGGCAGATTGTCCTTGGTAGTTCATCATTTCATAGCTAGTGGAACTGACTATTCATTATGTAAGGTTGGCACATCTTGTTTAAAGACATGAGAGTGCTTGTCTTGATGAAACAGTTCATATCTGAGTATGTTAAAGGGTAATGTATTCCTGTTTTTAGAAAAGCCTGCCATCAGCAGCAGGGGAAAACCAAATAGGATTAATGCCATGTCATTACTACGCATACCAGTTAAATCATTGGTGCAGGACTTACTTTCCAGGAAAGTGGTGAAATGCTGAAGAGGTGTAGGAAGGGTATTGTGAAATAGAAGTCTGGTAAACctgtcttttttattaaacattaaagAGGACTGGACTGGCTCATTTATCCAAGATGCCGGTACCTGAGGACCAGTTCTCCTCAGTATAACTTTTTGATCTAAATTTAGTTGCTGATGAGAAGTTGTGAGATCCACTAGTTGAAAGTGAAATCTAGGCAAGTTCAAGTATGAGGTGCAATTCTAGATGATTTTTCCAGCAATATTGGAACACCTTAGCTATGGGCGTAATAGATTTTTCCATTATCTGAAGCTTAAGATTAAGAGGAGgttgccttttaaaatatttttgcaagctTAAGCAGAGTTGTGAGTTCAGGGCAGAAATTGTTTGGTTCCTTCATTGTTTCGTACCCCAGGCTGCAGTAGCAGACcaattttcttgtatttttttcccttcaacaGTCCAGTTATGAACTGCTGGTATTCTCATATTTGATTTGTAGGGTTAAAAGTGTGGTCTGATCCATTTGGAAGAAAGTAATGTTGGCGGCTGGGTGTGTTGCAAGGCAAAACTGAAGATGGACatcttcagctgtttcttctttcactgaacTGTGTCTTTGGGTGTCGCTGGAGAAGAATTCTGAATATGCTGTGTGGGCACCTGAGGAACAACAAAGGCTACTGCTTGAAGTCCCAAGAGATAAACTCATGCTAGTTTTGACAGAGGATGCTGGGATATAGTGCACGGACTGTTTGAGAGCTGAATGATTCTTGAGtttagaagtaaaatatttgctgctttgagaaaagggaagaggatttttttgttaatatgtAGACATTTGTAGAATAAATTATGAATAGAATAAATGATGCAGACACTGCAGTTTCCTCCCTAGTTTAAGAATTACTTTTTGTGGCTTTATTATGAAAACATGATAGAAGTATATATACTGAGAGAGATCAGTGCAGAAAATATAACAAGGTGAGTGTAAATTTGTACattaaaatttcttccttttaaattagTGTgtacttttttcatttgttttgcaagTAGGTGTGTGGGTTAACCTTGGCCAGGTGCCCACCAGCCACTCTCCGGCTCCTCAAcaggacagggggagaaaataggATGAAAAAGCTTGTGGGTCCAGATAAACACATGGAGGTTGCTTACCAGTTACTGTTGCAGGCAAAACAGATTCAACTTGGGGTAAATTAATGTAGTTTTTGTGgcaattaaaatagatttggatagtgagaaacaaaatttaaaatagcaCCTTCCCACTGCCTCCATTTTTCTAGGATCAATTTCATTCctgatttctccatttcttcccttcctggTCCCCTGAGCAGTTGATGGGGGGGTTACAGCCAGTTCACAAAGagttcttctgcttcttcttcttcacgtttttcctctgctcctgcatgggCTCTTCATGAGCTGCAATTCCTTCAGGAAATAtccagctgctccagtgtgggctcctccCCAGGCCACAGTGTGGGTATCTGCTCCAACATGGTcttctccacaggctgcaggggaataCCTGCCCTGGTGCCTAGAGCACCTCCTTCCCCACCTTCTTTTCTGACTTTGGTGTTCATGCTGCTGTTCCTCacttttttccattcattccTCTGCTTGTCTGGTATTTTCACAAAGGTGCCACCCGCCTGGCTGCTGGGTTGAGCGTCCTGCAGTGGGTCCTTTGTGGAGCCAGCTGGAACTGTCTGTGGCCAGCATGGGCCAAGTCCTGCAGCCTGCCTTGCTTGCTGCCAAAACCCTGACTGGTACACCTAATACAGGAGGTTAACACCAGATGTTGGGGTAGAAAAGAAGATACTTTaaggaatcttttttttaaaagcacttttccGTGGTCAGCATAATGATTGTTAGAACAGGCAAGCTACTGAAAATCCTTACCCAAATTCCATGTCTCTCTTAATAATTGATTCTGaataaactgtgttttcagatttcaaaggaaataaagagtCTATAGTTACAGTCTATAACCTAACCAGTATTGTTCTTGAGTAGAGACGTAGCATGTACATTTAATTTGAATATACtatcttttgatttttttatcacTTCATTATGGTACACAACATTTTAAAGACCACTGCAGGATCATATATGTTATGAAGAACGTATGCCTTGTGAGCCTTACGAAGTATGCCTTATGAAGTCAGtagtttgttatttttctggACGTCACACATTTATTAAGATGACAGATGAAAGAGTGGATGTTCACAGTGTTCTCTCCCAAACCGCTGTTCTGCTACATGCTATTCTTTTTCTACCTGTCGTTGCCATTCCCCTGCCGCTCAGACACATTTCCTCTTTGAGTTGATTTGTTTTCCCCAGTCTCCTGTTATCCCTGTAAGcattacaatttttttgtttgcttgctgg
The window above is part of the Strigops habroptila isolate Jane chromosome 7, bStrHab1.2.pri, whole genome shotgun sequence genome. Proteins encoded here:
- the SMIM20 gene encoding small integral membrane protein 20 isoform X1, which codes for MAGLYRTVGVFGGFVAVVAAAFYPIYFRPLLMPEEYKKEQSVNRAGIVQEDIQPAEKPAISSRGKPNRINAMSLLRIPVKSLVQDLLSRKVVKC